One Methanobacterium sp. genomic region harbors:
- a CDS encoding GNAT family N-acetyltransferase — protein MDISYMELDEDRIDLIKALWEKLRDHHRDLSPYFPERYAEFTFQERREDLLEKSEKGILRIDAAYNEATEQYIGYCISSISDEKIGEVDSLYLDKKYRSSGIGDALMKRSLDWMDQNGVETKRIMVAAGNENTLVFYSRYKFFPKHIILEQSNK, from the coding sequence ATGGATATAAGTTATATGGAACTCGACGAAGACCGCATAGATTTGATCAAAGCTTTATGGGAAAAATTAAGGGATCATCACAGAGATCTATCCCCCTATTTTCCAGAAAGGTACGCTGAGTTTACATTTCAAGAAAGAAGAGAAGATTTACTAGAGAAATCTGAAAAAGGGATTTTAAGAATAGATGCTGCCTACAATGAAGCGACTGAACAGTATATTGGATACTGTATAAGTTCCATTTCAGATGAAAAAATAGGGGAAGTTGATTCACTATATTTAGACAAAAAATACAGATCTTCAGGTATTGGAGATGCTCTTATGAAACGTTCGCTTGACTGGATGGATCAAAACGGCGTAGAAACTAAAAGAATCATGGTTGCAGCAGGTAATGAAAATACGCTTGTATTTTACAGCCGCTACAAATTCTTTCCAAAACATATAATTTTGGAGCAGTCCAATAAATAA
- a CDS encoding DNA-directed DNA polymerase produces the protein METKRFILLDIDYVTENSRPVVRLFGKERGDNKERSIIALDRHFRPYIYVIPMGNIEDCIKQINTLDVDEIRIVQKKDITQEKEMLEVILFHPQDVPKLRDKIWNLSEVKEIREHDIPFYRRYLIDNALFPMGEIVVSGKTKTQKSGPGISSTDENLCIFNMEGKPEPVDGGIPDLKVMSFDIEVRNPKGMPSADKDEIIMISLASNFGLESVLSTKSSSFDYVETLESEKEMIKRFVEIVNTECPDLILGYNSDNFDFPYINDRAKKLGVPMTIGMDGSGIKFLRRGFTSAAVVRGRLHIDLYPIMRRHLTLDRYTLERVYKELFGEDKEDVEGDEIWKYWDSNGEKLEELFAYSMDDAIAAYKVGDKMLPINRELTRIVGQPFFDITRMASGQMVEWLLTRKAYEYGEVIPNKPSQSEYSRRRGFKYVGGYVKEPVKGLHENILSFDFKSLYPSIIISKNISPDTLVKNEEAEEFHTAPEVPHKFRKEPIGFVPSVIGNLLKERAKIKDLMKKTDDPMEKKILNVQQQALKTLANSMYGLYGFARFRWYSGECADAVTAWGRDYIKKTMKKAEKFGFKAIYADTDGFYATYTGNVEDDA, from the coding sequence ATGGAAACTAAACGATTCATCCTCTTAGACATCGATTATGTAACAGAAAACAGCCGCCCGGTGGTCAGACTCTTCGGAAAAGAACGTGGGGATAATAAAGAAAGATCTATAATTGCCCTGGACAGACATTTCAGGCCTTACATCTATGTAATCCCCATGGGCAATATTGAAGACTGTATCAAACAGATTAACACACTTGACGTGGATGAAATCAGGATTGTTCAAAAAAAAGACATTACTCAAGAAAAAGAAATGCTGGAAGTTATTCTGTTCCATCCTCAAGATGTTCCCAAGCTTAGGGATAAAATATGGAATCTAAGTGAAGTGAAAGAGATCAGGGAACACGATATTCCTTTTTACAGAAGATATCTAATTGACAATGCCCTCTTCCCAATGGGAGAGATTGTTGTAAGCGGGAAAACCAAAACACAGAAATCTGGACCAGGAATATCATCAACTGATGAGAATTTATGTATCTTTAACATGGAAGGAAAACCTGAACCAGTAGATGGTGGAATCCCTGATTTAAAAGTCATGAGTTTTGATATTGAAGTTAGAAATCCAAAAGGGATGCCCAGTGCAGATAAAGACGAAATAATCATGATAAGTCTTGCAAGCAACTTTGGGCTTGAAAGCGTGCTTTCAACTAAAAGTTCCTCCTTTGATTATGTTGAAACCCTTGAAAGTGAAAAAGAGATGATAAAACGTTTCGTTGAGATTGTAAATACAGAGTGTCCAGACCTAATTTTAGGATACAACTCGGATAACTTTGATTTTCCATATATCAATGATAGGGCAAAAAAATTAGGCGTTCCCATGACTATAGGAATGGACGGTTCTGGAATTAAATTTTTAAGGCGTGGGTTTACATCAGCAGCCGTAGTCCGCGGCAGACTGCATATTGACCTTTACCCAATTATGAGGCGCCACCTGACACTTGACCGTTATACCTTAGAAAGGGTGTATAAAGAACTCTTTGGGGAAGACAAGGAAGATGTGGAAGGAGATGAAATCTGGAAATACTGGGATTCAAATGGTGAAAAACTGGAAGAACTGTTTGCATATTCCATGGATGACGCTATAGCGGCCTATAAAGTAGGAGATAAAATGCTGCCCATAAATAGAGAGCTTACTAGAATTGTAGGGCAGCCCTTTTTTGATATAACAAGGATGGCATCTGGACAAATGGTAGAATGGCTTCTTACACGAAAAGCATACGAATATGGCGAAGTTATACCCAATAAACCATCTCAATCGGAATATTCAAGACGAAGAGGTTTTAAATACGTAGGAGGTTACGTTAAAGAACCTGTAAAAGGCCTTCATGAAAATATCCTTTCATTTGATTTCAAGAGTCTGTATCCAAGCATAATCATTTCTAAAAACATCTCTCCAGATACTCTGGTAAAAAATGAAGAGGCTGAAGAATTTCATACCGCACCGGAAGTACCTCATAAATTCAGGAAAGAACCTATTGGTTTTGTACCATCTGTAATTGGGAATTTACTGAAAGAAAGGGCAAAGATAAAGGACCTTATGAAAAAAACAGATGACCCCATGGAGAAAAAGATATTGAATGTTCAGCAGCAGGCGCTTAAAACCCTTGCAAATTCCATGTACGGCCTTTACGGTTTTGCAAGGTTCAGATGGTACAGTGGAGAATGTGCCGACGCTGTAACAGCTTGGGGAAGGGATTATATTAAAAAAACCATGAAAAAAGCAGAAAAATTTGGTTTTAAAGCTATTTATGCAGATACTGATGGTTTTTATGCTACATATACTGGAAATGTAGAAGATGATGCTTAA
- a CDS encoding winged helix-turn-helix domain-containing protein: MDKFMWGILAGTKGATNRARIIDELKNRPYNVNQLAEKLELDYKTVKHHIRVLERNNMVTSTGKKYGALYFLSDKMEQNYDSFQEIWEEFRKSNEACAIYDHAS; the protein is encoded by the coding sequence ATGGATAAATTTATGTGGGGGATACTTGCAGGTACTAAAGGAGCAACAAATCGTGCTAGAATTATAGATGAGCTGAAAAATAGGCCTTATAATGTTAATCAACTTGCTGAAAAGCTTGAACTTGATTATAAAACTGTAAAACATCATATTCGAGTTTTAGAAAGAAATAACATGGTCACATCAACCGGAAAGAAGTACGGTGCTTTGTACTTCCTTTCAGATAAAATGGAACAAAACTACGATAGTTTTCAGGAGATATGGGAAGAATTCAGAAAATCTAATGAAGCATGTGCCATTTATGATCACGCCTCCTGA
- a CDS encoding PadR family transcriptional regulator, with the protein MNAQFKKGVLELCVLVLLDRKDCYGYEMVDEISKNISISEGTIYPLLRRLKKEGLVSSYLKESQDGPPRKYYQITELGKEKKENLVAEWNEFSAAVTNLLN; encoded by the coding sequence ATGAATGCTCAATTTAAAAAAGGGGTACTGGAACTTTGCGTGTTAGTGCTTCTTGACAGAAAGGACTGTTATGGTTACGAAATGGTTGATGAAATATCTAAAAATATTTCAATTTCGGAAGGCACTATCTATCCTCTTTTAAGACGGCTAAAAAAGGAAGGTTTAGTAAGCTCTTATTTAAAAGAGTCCCAGGATGGCCCTCCTCGAAAATATTACCAAATAACAGAGCTGGGAAAAGAAAAAAAGGAAAATTTAGTTGCAGAATGGAATGAATTTTCTGCAGCTGTTACTAATTTACTTAATTAA
- a CDS encoding aspartate aminotransferase family protein: protein MDKILDTFQIEDTHYASFANKTKISIENGKGVYAYDEEGKKYIDLTAGWGVTSIGHANPVIIDTLLEQGQKIIQNPNSGATYSPARSKLVSLMHEILPGNLTRIFFANSGAEANDAAIKLARKATGKLNIISTVNSFHGRTISTVSATGQDSHRGRFNPLIPNHIFVPYNDIPAIEKVIDNDVAAVIVEPIQGEGGVNVPDPDYLKKLSDLCTRNNVLLIADEIQTGFYRTGSLFASDDVKIDILTMAKGIAGGFPFGAFAVTEEVHDKLNIGDHGGTYCGNPLGCAVAYSVIKYMLDNKIWENVDDISKFTFKKLNEMQKEHPDIIKDVRGKGLLIAIEILDENVTSSLNSKCLDKGLILNVTHGNIVRIFPALTITKEEVEEGLKIFENSLNEYKQFN, encoded by the coding sequence ATGGATAAAATTTTAGATACATTTCAAATTGAAGACACTCATTACGCTTCTTTTGCAAATAAAACAAAAATATCAATAGAAAATGGTAAAGGAGTGTACGCTTACGATGAAGAAGGTAAAAAATATATAGATCTCACTGCAGGATGGGGAGTAACAAGTATAGGGCATGCAAATCCTGTTATTATAGACACCCTTCTAGAGCAGGGGCAGAAAATTATACAAAACCCAAATTCAGGAGCAACATACTCACCAGCAAGGTCTAAACTTGTATCATTAATGCATGAGATCTTACCTGGAAATTTGACCCGCATATTTTTTGCAAACAGCGGAGCAGAAGCAAATGATGCTGCAATTAAGCTTGCAAGGAAAGCAACTGGAAAATTAAATATTATATCTACAGTAAACAGCTTTCACGGGCGGACCATAAGTACAGTATCCGCAACAGGACAGGACAGCCACAGGGGAAGGTTTAATCCGCTGATTCCAAACCACATTTTTGTCCCGTACAACGATATCCCTGCTATTGAAAAAGTTATAGACAATGATGTCGCTGCAGTAATAGTTGAACCTATACAGGGTGAAGGTGGGGTTAATGTTCCAGATCCAGACTATCTTAAAAAATTATCGGATTTATGCACAAGAAATAATGTCCTTTTAATAGCAGATGAAATTCAGACAGGATTTTACAGGACAGGATCTTTGTTTGCCTCAGATGATGTTAAGATTGATATCCTGACCATGGCAAAAGGTATCGCTGGAGGGTTCCCTTTTGGAGCATTTGCAGTTACAGAAGAAGTACACGATAAACTTAACATAGGGGACCATGGTGGAACATACTGCGGAAACCCGCTTGGCTGTGCAGTTGCATATTCCGTCATCAAGTACATGCTTGACAACAAAATCTGGGAAAACGTTGATGACATAAGTAAATTCACATTTAAAAAACTGAATGAAATGCAAAAAGAACATCCAGATATAATAAAAGATGTGCGAGGGAAAGGATTATTAATTGCCATAGAAATATTAGATGAGAATGTTACATCTTCCCTAAATTCAAAATGTCTTGATAAAGGACTTATATTAAATGTCACACATGGAAACATAGTCCGAATATTTCCAGCTTTAACTATAACAAAAGAAGAGGTGGAAGAAGGGCTAAAAATATTTGAAAACTCTTTAAATGAATATAAACAATTTAATTGA
- a CDS encoding DUF2769 domain-containing protein has protein sequence MANIEFNNENIEKCQCPCCSVQAVSKCAYEKLDKLQSISGSPNPEDVPGMYCVSGKTECDDFNPEGACQCPKCEVWKEYKLDEGEPAGYFCQNGKAK, from the coding sequence ATGGCCAATATTGAATTTAATAATGAAAATATAGAAAAGTGCCAGTGCCCCTGCTGTTCCGTGCAGGCTGTAAGTAAATGTGCATATGAAAAGCTGGATAAATTACAGAGCATAAGTGGCAGTCCCAATCCAGAAGATGTTCCAGGAATGTATTGTGTGTCTGGAAAAACTGAATGTGATGATTTTAATCCGGAAGGAGCATGTCAGTGCCCTAAATGTGAGGTATGGAAAGAATACAAATTAGATGAAGGAGAGCCTGCAGGTTATTTCTGTCAAAATGGAAAAGCTAAATAA
- a CDS encoding DUF1700 domain-containing protein: MDKEEYLKKLDKLLKKLPEDDREDLILDYEEHFRIGVENGRTEKEISEALGDPENVAKQIKADYMVKKAEDKPSPGSIIEAVLAVAGLGLFNIIFVAGPSLLLAVVIISLVVAGFAIIVIGILTMLSPLLQVFFPKYIHLPVQGGILGTLIMVVGGIGVTVMGTFFVIVMAYAANRFYKVVIKLLKSNLDDIKKRTEVFK; the protein is encoded by the coding sequence ATGGATAAGGAGGAATATCTCAAAAAACTCGATAAATTGCTGAAAAAATTACCAGAAGATGACAGAGAAGATCTGATTTTAGACTATGAGGAACACTTTAGAATAGGTGTGGAAAACGGCAGGACTGAAAAAGAAATTTCAGAGGCATTGGGGGATCCTGAAAATGTTGCTAAACAAATTAAAGCAGATTATATGGTCAAAAAAGCCGAAGATAAGCCGTCTCCAGGTAGTATAATTGAAGCAGTGCTGGCAGTGGCAGGACTTGGTCTTTTTAATATAATATTTGTAGCTGGACCTTCTTTGCTGCTTGCAGTGGTTATTATCAGTTTAGTTGTGGCAGGATTTGCAATAATTGTTATAGGAATTTTAACTATGTTATCACCTTTATTACAGGTATTTTTCCCAAAGTACATTCATTTGCCTGTACAGGGAGGAATACTGGGAACTTTAATAATGGTGGTAGGTGGTATTGGCGTAACAGTAATGGGTACATTTTTTGTAATAGTTATGGCATACGCGGCCAACAGGTTCTACAAAGTAGTAATTAAACTATTAAAATCCAATTTGGATGATATAAAAAAACGAACTGAGGTATTTAAATAA
- a CDS encoding GNAT family N-acetyltransferase produces the protein MKFVKLDTNKHDLNKVSELIYETELTIFKQLLGKDEKDATENIKNLVELGNNYFGHENIHVVIDGNEDMMGILVSFSGKETSFWNDFKVYFKVLTFYNFLKCAVKGTLINKSLTASLGKDDYYLSNIAVDPQYRGQGIGTYILKNAVKTAEENGCRRVLLDVTFKNKGAKRLYERFGFKVYSKNTPKLFKGHGTLSMEYLLH, from the coding sequence ATGAAGTTTGTAAAACTTGATACTAACAAACATGATTTGAATAAAGTTTCTGAGCTAATTTACGAGACCGAATTGACAATATTTAAGCAGTTACTTGGGAAAGATGAAAAGGATGCCACCGAGAATATAAAAAATCTTGTAGAATTGGGGAATAACTATTTTGGCCATGAGAATATCCATGTGGTTATTGATGGGAATGAAGACATGATGGGAATACTGGTTTCATTTAGTGGTAAAGAAACAAGCTTTTGGAATGACTTTAAGGTATATTTTAAAGTGTTAACATTTTATAACTTTTTGAAGTGTGCAGTAAAGGGAACTTTAATAAATAAGTCCCTTACAGCAAGTCTTGGTAAAGATGATTATTATTTAAGCAACATTGCAGTCGATCCTCAGTATAGGGGTCAGGGAATTGGAACGTATATCTTGAAAAATGCAGTTAAAACTGCAGAAGAGAATGGCTGCAGGCGTGTACTTCTTGACGTGACATTTAAGAATAAAGGCGCAAAGAGATTGTATGAACGATTTGGATTTAAAGTTTACAGTAAAAATACTCCTAAACTGTTTAAAGGCCATGGAACTTTAAGTATGGAATATTTACTCCATTAA
- a CDS encoding DUF2769 domain-containing protein, with protein MTNIEFNMATIGKCKCPECPVQAQSSCAMDKLDNLEKTMDYPPETTVAKEKEITSHPEHVPEAYCATGTATCPDLDPKNMCQCGTCDVWKENRLNEGEPGGYFCSKGKAP; from the coding sequence ATGACCAATATAGAGTTTAATATGGCTACAATTGGAAAATGTAAGTGTCCAGAATGTCCAGTACAAGCTCAAAGCAGTTGTGCAATGGACAAATTAGATAATTTAGAGAAAACCATGGATTATCCACCAGAAACAACAGTAGCCAAAGAAAAAGAGATAACATCTCATCCAGAGCATGTACCTGAAGCTTACTGCGCAACAGGTACAGCAACATGCCCAGATCTTGATCCAAAAAACATGTGTCAATGCGGTACCTGCGATGTCTGGAAAGAAAACAGATTAAATGAAGGCGAACCCGGAGGATACTTCTGTTCAAAAGGTAAAGCACCCTAA
- a CDS encoding epoxyqueuosine reductase, with translation MSNTVKGKFDKNMEISDKSMKIKEIAKDIGADLCGITSPDKFNNAPKGHHPLDIYPDCKSVIVFAKRVPHGSIYAENCIPYTHANNVIIQLVDNLGLGFCLVLEDLGINAVHIPSDDPSEYWEADKQYARGILSLRHAGYFAGLGVMGKNTLLINEKYGNMIQIGAILVDIQLESDPIANYEGCREKCSLCIDSCPQKALDRTTVDQKLCRELSNFITERGFNLKKCNLCRTVCPHYLGI, from the coding sequence ATGTCAAATACAGTAAAAGGAAAATTTGACAAAAACATGGAAATTTCAGATAAATCAATGAAAATTAAAGAGATAGCAAAGGATATTGGGGCAGATCTTTGCGGAATAACAAGCCCCGATAAGTTTAATAATGCCCCTAAAGGTCACCACCCTTTAGACATATATCCTGATTGTAAATCAGTGATAGTCTTTGCAAAAAGGGTCCCCCATGGATCTATATATGCTGAAAACTGCATCCCATATACACATGCCAATAATGTAATTATTCAACTTGTTGATAATTTAGGCTTAGGATTTTGTCTGGTTTTAGAAGATTTAGGGATAAATGCTGTCCATATCCCTTCTGATGATCCTTCCGAATACTGGGAAGCTGATAAACAATATGCAAGGGGTATTTTATCACTGCGACATGCAGGATATTTTGCAGGGTTAGGAGTCATGGGTAAAAATACCCTGCTTATAAATGAAAAATACGGCAATATGATACAAATTGGAGCAATTTTAGTAGATATTCAGCTTGAAAGTGATCCTATTGCTAATTATGAAGGTTGTCGAGAGAAATGTAGCCTTTGTATAGATTCATGTCCTCAAAAAGCGCTGGACAGAACAACTGTAGATCAAAAGTTGTGCAGAGAACTGTCAAATTTCATAACAGAACGGGGATTTAATTTAAAGAAATGCAACCTTTGCAGGACTGTATGTCCCCATTATTTAGGAATTTAA